The Halobacterium hubeiense genome contains the following window.
GCGCGGGCCGGCAGGGCGCGCTCGCGGACTACGTCGTCGGGCACGCCGGCACGTTCGCGCCCGCTCCCGACGCCATCTCGCTGGAGGACGCCGCCGCGCTCCCCGTCGTCTCCACCACCGCCTTGGAGATGCTCACCGACAAGGCCGACGTCGGCGAGGGCGACGAGGTAATCGTCTACGGCGCCAGCGGCGGCGTCGGCCACATCGGCGTCCAGCTCGCGGCGGACCTCGACGCGGAGGTCACCGCGACCGGCTCGACCGCCGAGAAGCGCGACCTCGCCACCGAACTCGGCGCGGACGCGACCGTGGACTACACGACCACCGACGTCGCCGACTACACCGCCGAGTACGCTTCCGGCGGCGGCTTCGACGTGGTGTTCGACCCGGTCGGCGACGACCACATCCAGACGGCCTTCGACGCCGTACGGCCGTTCGGGACGGTCGTCACCACCGAGTCCAGTTCCACGCAGGACCTCTCGGCGATGCACGCCAACTCCCTCGAACTCGGCGTCGTCTTGGTCATCCTCCCCGTGTTGCTGGGCGACCGACAGGAGCGCATCGGCGAGGAACTCCGCGAGATAGCGTCGCTCGTCGACGACGGCGCCGTCGAACCGGTTGTCTCGGAGTACTTCACGTTCGACGAGGTCGCCGACGCCCACCGCCGCGGCGAGGCCGGCGACTTCCACGGCAAGCTCGTGCTCACTCGCGAGTAGGCTGCGCGGACTGCGCGCCGCCCCCGCGGCCCCGCGTGACCCCGGTGTGGCCCGGGCAGTCGGGGGCGACTGCGATTAAATTCGGATTAATTGGGCTTTAGGCGCGCTTTCGGAGCGGAAATCCGGCTTCACGGCTGTCCCCGTTGAAGTGGGTCGGAGTCCGAGGGCCAGTCGCAATGAACGCATCAAAGCTGCTCACGCTGGTCGTCGCGGCGACCGTCCTCGTCGGCGGCGTCGCGGCGGTCGGCGCCGCGACCCCCGGCAACGCACCGACAGACGCACCCGGCGAAGCGAACGGGAACTCCCCGGACGACGCCGGCGACGACGAATCGGGCGGCGAGGAATCGGACGCTGACGACGGCGACGCCAGCGATTCCGACGCCGACGAGGCCGAGGCCGACGACGCCGACGAAGCGGGCGACTCGGACGAAGCGGCTGACGACGAATCCGACGAGGAGAACGAGTCCGACGACGACCGCGACGCCGGTCCCGCCGCGAACGCCCCCGCACACGCCGGCCCGAACGGCACGAACGCCTCGGTGAACGCGACGAACGCCACGAGCGCCGACGCGAACGCGTCCGCGCCCGCGCCCGAAGCCGGCGAGCGCGGCCCGCCGACGGACCTCCCCGAACAGGTCCCCGACCAGGTCACGACCATCCACGAGCAGATTCAGTCGTTCCTCGGCGGTGAGGTTGAGGACCTCGGGAGCTCGCTGAGCGGCCTGCTGGCCGACGACGCCGACGAGTCGGACGACGAGGAGACCGAGACCAACGAGACCGAAACCAACGAGACGGTGACCGACGAGACCGTCGACGTCGAGACCACCGACAACGAGACGACGGACGACGACACTGCCGACAACGAGACCGTCGTCAACGAGACGACCACGTCCGCGAGCGTCGCGTCGCTCGCGTAACGTTTCTGACGCCGCCGTGCCGTTCTTTTCCGACCGATTCGCCGCGGAGCCGCCGACTACGCGTCCCCGCGGCTCGCGAGCCCGACGAGGTGCCCGATTTCGGGCACGACGACGTCCGCGCTGCCGAGTGCAGCGGCGTGCTCGCTGCCCGGCAGGCAGAACACGGGCACGCCGTCGGCGACGCCCGCGGTGGCGCGCGTGGCGACGACCTTCTCGCCGATTTCCTCGTAGGAGCGCCGGCGGAACAGCTCGCCGAACCCCGGCAGTTCCTTCTCGAACAGCGGCTCGGCGGCCTCCACGGTGACGTCGTCCGGGGTGACGCCTGTGCCGCCGGTGGTGACGACGACGTCGACGTCGCCGCGGCCGGCGAGGTTGTCGATGCCGCCCTGCACGCGGTCGTAGCTGTCCCGGACGAGTTCGCGCGTGACGACCTCGTGGCCGTCAGCCTCGAAGGCCGCGGCGATGGCGTCGCCGGCGGGGTCGTCGTCCAGCGAGCGCGAGGAGGACACGGTGAGAATCGCGACGCCGACGCGCTCGACGTCGTGGTGGTGGTGGTCGTGGTCCGCCTCGTCGTCGTGTTCGTGGGGCTCGCTCTCCTCGGTCAGCGGGTCGTCGTCCGGTTCGTCGCTGGCGTCGTCTGCCGGCGTCTCGTCGTCGTCCACGCGCGTGTCCCGGGATTGGAAGTCGACCATGGCCACGGGTTCGCGCTCCGAGGGGAAAAGCGTGGACCCCACAGTTTTGGTCGGGGGCCGCGACGCCCCGCGCATGCAGGCAGTCGAGTTCGCGGGCCACGGCGGAACCGAGGTCGTCGAGTACGGCGAAGTCCCCGACCCGGAGGTCGGCCGCGGCGAGGTGCTCGTGGACGTGAAGGCGGGCGCGCTCAACCACCTCGACGTGTGGACGCGCCGCGGGATGCCGCAACTCGACCTCGACATGCCCCACGTCCCGGGAAGCGACGCCGCGGGCGTCGTCACGGAGACGGGCGCGGACGTCACGCGCTTCGAGGCCGGCGACCGCGTGGCGGTGTCTGCGGGCGTCTTCTGCGGGGACTGCGAGTTCTGCCGGGACGGCGACTACCCGCTGTGCGCGTCGTTCCACGTACTCGGTGAGCACGTCCCGGGCGTCCACAGCGAGTACGCCGCGGTCCCCGAGGACAACCTCGTCGCGGTGCCCGAGGGCGTCGCGTGGGAGACGGCGGCGGCCGCACCCCTCGTGTTCCAGACGGCGTGGCGGATGCTGCACACGCGCGCCGACGTCGAGGCCGGCGAGAAGGTCCTCGTCTTGGGGGCCAGCGGCGGCGTCGGCCACGCCGCCGTCCAGATTGCGGCCCACGCCGGCGCGGAAGTGTACGCGACCGCGAGCAGTCCGGAGAAGCTCCGGTACGCCGAGGAAATCGGCGCCGACCACGCCATCGACTACACGGAGACGGACTTCGCCGACGAGATTCGCGCACGGACGGGCAAGCGCGGCGTGGACGTGGTCGTCGACCACGTCGGCGAGGCGACGTGGAGCGACTCCCTGCGCTCGCTGGCGAAGGGCGGCCGGCTCGTGACCTGCGGCGCGACCTCCGGCGGCCGCCCCGAGACGCACGTCCAGCGGCTGTTCTGGAACCAGCTCTCGGTGCTGGGGTCTACGATGGCGACGCCCGGCGAGGCCGACGACGCGCTCTCGCTGGTCTGGGACGGCACCTTCGACGTGCGGATTCGGGACGTGCTCCCGATGAGCGAGACCGCACGCGCCCACGAGCGACTGGAGAACCGGGAGGGCTTTGGGAAGGTAGTCGTAATCCCCGACAGCGAACGCCAATGGTGACCCACGACCCCCGCGAGGACCACGACGACGCCGGCGGCATGAGCGAGCGCGCGCAGTGGTTCGTCGTCGCCGCGCTCGTCGTCTCCGGAATTGTCGCGCCGCTGTACCTCTACGTCGTCGGCCCGGGGAGTTTCGGGCTCGGGTTCCGGGACACGTACCTCGCGGTGCCGATGGTGCCCGCGATACTGCTCGGCGCAATCGGCGTCTGGACGGCGGTCCGCGGCCAGTAGCCTCAGTCCTCGCGCAGCACGACGGCCTCCCGTTCGAAGCGCTCGCCGGTCCACGTCCACGCGTCCAGCAGCGCGGGGCGCGCGGCCAGCGACGCGAGCACGTAGACGTACCCCGGCCACGACGCCTCCTCGCGGTCGGTGTCGCTCATCTGCGCCGGGCCGGCGGGGTGGGAGTGGTAGAAGCCGACGACCTCGCGGCCCGTCGCCTCGGCCTCGTCGAAGACAGAAAGCGTCGTCTCCGGGTCGAGTTCGTACGTGAGCCGGGGCGCGTCCGCCACGTTCGGGACGCGCCGAACCGCCTCCACGAGGACGCGGTCGTCCTCGCAGTAGCCGAGAAGCGCGCCGCAGGCCTCCCGCGGCGCGTCCGCTCGCGCGTGATCGAGCACCGCGTCGTAGGCCGCGCGACCGAGTTCGAGCACACCCGTACTTCGTGGTGGAGCCGGAAAAATCCGCCCGACGGCTCGCGTTACTCGCGGGTGCCGTCCGGCACCGGGTCGGCGTCGCCCTCGAAGTCCCGGCGCATCGCGATTTCGAACCACGGGCACAGCCGGAGCTGGCGGTAGTAGCGGGGGTTCTCGTAGAGGTCCTCGTAGTCCGCCCAGAGGACGCCGCCGACCTCGTCAGGGTCGGGGTCGAGGCTCGTGTCCGAGAGCGTCGCCACCAGCACCGCGCAGACCTCCCACTCGAGGCCCTCGTCGAGGTAGTGGCGCTTGTACTCGAAGCGGTCCGTGACTTCGAGGTCGTCGTACTGGTCG
Protein-coding sequences here:
- a CDS encoding MogA/MoaB family molybdenum cofactor biosynthesis protein → MVDFQSRDTRVDDDETPADDASDEPDDDPLTEESEPHEHDDEADHDHHHHDVERVGVAILTVSSSRSLDDDPAGDAIAAAFEADGHEVVTRELVRDSYDRVQGGIDNLAGRGDVDVVVTTGGTGVTPDDVTVEAAEPLFEKELPGFGELFRRRSYEEIGEKVVATRATAGVADGVPVFCLPGSEHAAALGSADVVVPEIGHLVGLASRGDA
- a CDS encoding zinc-binding dehydrogenase: MQAVEFAGHGGTEVVEYGEVPDPEVGRGEVLVDVKAGALNHLDVWTRRGMPQLDLDMPHVPGSDAAGVVTETGADVTRFEAGDRVAVSAGVFCGDCEFCRDGDYPLCASFHVLGEHVPGVHSEYAAVPEDNLVAVPEGVAWETAAAAPLVFQTAWRMLHTRADVEAGEKVLVLGASGGVGHAAVQIAAHAGAEVYATASSPEKLRYAEEIGADHAIDYTETDFADEIRARTGKRGVDVVVDHVGEATWSDSLRSLAKGGRLVTCGATSGGRPETHVQRLFWNQLSVLGSTMATPGEADDALSLVWDGTFDVRIRDVLPMSETARAHERLENREGFGKVVVIPDSERQW
- a CDS encoding desampylase, yielding MLELGRAAYDAVLDHARADAPREACGALLGYCEDDRVLVEAVRRVPNVADAPRLTYELDPETTLSVFDEAEATGREVVGFYHSHPAGPAQMSDTDREEASWPGYVYVLASLAARPALLDAWTWTGERFEREAVVLRED
- a CDS encoding zinc-binding dehydrogenase, which translates into the protein MTAYVIEEYGDPDAFTETTVETPEPGPEEVRVEVAATSLNPVDYKIRRGDIPDFAPPFPATLHCDVAGVVDAVGDDVEAFDVGDEVYGMPGGAGRQGALADYVVGHAGTFAPAPDAISLEDAAALPVVSTTALEMLTDKADVGEGDEVIVYGASGGVGHIGVQLAADLDAEVTATGSTAEKRDLATELGADATVDYTTTDVADYTAEYASGGGFDVVFDPVGDDHIQTAFDAVRPFGTVVTTESSSTQDLSAMHANSLELGVVLVILPVLLGDRQERIGEELREIASLVDDGAVEPVVSEYFTFDEVADAHRRGEAGDFHGKLVLTRE